A stretch of DNA from Cannabis sativa cultivar Pink pepper isolate KNU-18-1 chromosome X, ASM2916894v1, whole genome shotgun sequence:
GAAGCCTTAGAAAAGGAGGTGGATAAGCTCTTAGcaaatggcatgatccgcgatgtTTACTACCCGGAATggttagccaatccggtcctagTGCCAAAGCCTAACGGAacctggcgagtttgtatagacttcactgatctaaacaaagcttgtccaaaggattGTTTCCCTCTGcctaggatcgaccagatggtagatgccacctCCGGATTCAAACTAATTTCCTTCATGGACGCGTACGCCGgttacaaccaaataaagatgcacacggcAGATCAAGAGTGCAcaagcttcaggaccgataagggggtatactgccacctagtcatgcctttcagaTTAAAGAACGCTGGTgcgacctaccaaagaatggtcaactggatgttcaaaggcttcttagggcgaaacatggaggtgtacgtagACGACATGTTAGTCAAGTCTAAAGCGTGCAATAGCCACGCGGActacttagaagaatgtttcgaggtagtccggagatacggaatcaagctcaacccaaagaaatgcaccttcggtgtcaaatcaggaaagttcctgggcttcatcgtcagccagagaaggattgaggcaaacccagagaaaattcaagctctcctgagcatgccatcccccaagaaacacaaagacgtgcagagcctaaccggaaaggttgctgccctgagccgctttatctcccggtctacagacaagtgcattcccttcttcaatattttgaagaagtgccaaaagtttgaatggttctacgagtgcgaggaggcattcagaaaattgaaagagcacatggccaagcctccaatcctgtcaaaacccgttCTTGGAGAAGACATGTTCctgtacttggccgtctccgagcacgcggtcagcgcggccttagtccgggaagaagagaaaactcaacatcccgtgtactacgTCAGCAAGCGTATGATAGGGGTGGAGACGCGGTACCCCATCATCGTAAAACTGGTCttttgcctcctaatggcctcaagaaagttgaggccttatttccaagcccacccaatcaaggtgttgaccaatcacccactccggcaagtctTGCAAAAGCCAGAAGcttccggaaggctcctcaaatgggcaatggagttaagtcaattcgacttgcactacgtTCCCCGCATTTCTATAAAGGGACAAGCGTTGGTAGatttcatcaccgaatgtaatgaagccgaggcaaccgtgAACGCACCGACACCGTAGGTCCCAACATGGAAAGTATTTGTTGACGGAGCCTCCAACGAAAATGGATCCGAAGCGGGGGTTGAAATGATATTCTCGAGTTGACTTCGACTCCAagcagccctacggttcgactttTCTGCTTCAAACaacgaagccgagtatgaagccttgatagcagggctgagattagcAAAGGCTGTGGGGGCCAAAAGAATAGAGGTCTACAGCGACTCCCAATTGGTCGTGAACAAGATATCAGGAGAGTATCAGACGCGCGGCGACAGAATGGCTGCATATGTGGCGATAGTCctggaactgctccacgagttcacagattataaagtagaaagaatcccaagggaaaagaacgctcacgcggactgtctggctaagttagcttcaaaCAGTGAGATTGAAGGACTTggggtagtacccgtggaacgcttggcagagccaagcatcaaaataaaagaggccatagcaacggttgggcaagaacccaactggatggtccccatcatagaatacataacgaaaggtgagttgccccaagaaagggcatcgttatgtaatgattgACAAAATTCTCTACccaagaggactcagcatgccttatttaaggtgtgtatcggaccctgaagctagacaaattatgctagaggtccatgaagggttctgtggagatcatataGGAGGAtcgagtctctcaaagaaaatattgagacaaggatACTTCTGgtcaacaatgaaaaaagattgcatatacttcgtccaaaaatgtgattcgtgccaaaggttcgtgaacataccgagagctcctcccaatgagattATTACTTGATGACTAGcacctggcccttcgcggtctgggggatagatctgttaggttttatgccataaataaaactccatttcaatgtaatctattttattcaacatcaataaagaaacagaagtattttttcattcatgtgtgtatgttttggttcactttatcaatagcttgtctatttgatttataaattcatcttaaacccttttcacatacttgatcatgtttattgtgctgtcatcacattggaaagtaaacatgactatgtgaataaagtttcctagattaatcagacacagggttttactgatatgataatctacaacaagagtttacttgtatttggagaaatactatgttctttccatagcattggttaaagtaaagctcagattggatgcatggagtatgcattggaagggaccgatattgaactttgatttagatttaattaaacttaccgtaaaatctattcaagtcaatatcgccaagttgatcctagatcaaatgatcttaatcctgttataattaggctcaatcttgaaaggctattcgtgttctttgatttgttagttaagcctacttttaggtcagggtgatacgtacattttgggaacacggtagtgcaattgagtgggagcgctagcataaacatggaatctatagcttctatctggcaaatagtaagcaaaggatgatctccttcgagcttgaccaaatgaaaataaatggtggagatctcatttcacataagctgaaatatcatttatacaggatcaagtgttttaaggataaaatacatagtagggtgttacggtaatttaatccctttactgtgtagatcattcatatagaggatcattgatcacattaggattataacaatggataactaatgatgtgtctatatggtggaacatatagagcattctatatactgagagtgcaattctaagttctatgcgtggattcaacgaagaattaataagttagtgaattttagtgctaaattcttgatctacttattggaagctcggttatatagacccatggtccccccactagttgagataatattgcttgtaagactcatgtaattggttttgattaatcaattataattcacgaattagactatgtctattagtgaaattttcactaagtaagggcgaaattgtaaagaaagagttaataggggcatatttgttaattatgatactttgtatggttcaattaataaatatgataaatgacaatattatttaataattatttatagttattaaatagttagaattggcatttaaatgattgaattaggaaattggcatttttgagaaaatcagatacaaaaggtgttaaaattgcaaaattgcaaaaatcaaggcccagtccacctagccagggccggccacctattgtagctttttaaatttattttttcattattttaatgtcatataattcaaatctaaccctagtggaatgctataaatagatagtgaaggcttcaggaaaattacactttctgaatcagaaaaacctgagcctccactctcttctctagccgccactctctctctctattcttccttcatatttcgaacctctcttagtgattagagtagtgcccacacacatcaagcaatacctcaatcatagtgaggaagatcgtgaagaaagatcatcagcaaaggagattcagcatcaagtattgagagaagaagatccaggttcagatcttgataatactctgctacagaaaggaatcaagggttagagatctgaacggaaggagtcattatattccgctgcacccaatgtaaggtttcttaaactttatatgtgtttaatttatcgttttagaaagttcgtatttaggatgttaataaacatacttgtgagtagatctaagatcctggtaaaataatttccaacaactggcctcagagccatggtaattgatttacttgcaagaaatttggactttaaaacgattgtttgtatgttctttggatggtatcatgttgtattgagtgttatttgatgattgattgatgtttgtgaatttttcgtgaaaaataattgcgattttatctctggaattatttttattggatagtatggaaaaaattaagcaagttagccttttacagaacttaatttggattttatttgaattagttatgatttttttgaagatttgaaaaaattggggctgtgctgatattttcctgcgatcgcaaatctgtccgtactgtttcgaatttttttgtttttcttcaatttttcatgctttttcgtggaattaacttccaattttttgtatagttttgtatttatactattactattcctaattcaattctaattatcattttgaattaatttaatattttttaaatttaattcaagatattagtgtaatttgaatatgaatagaattagtatctatcttcttgcttaaatatctatcttatttttaaatttgattatattttttttaaatttaaggtcagattttttaagatatttataaaatcttttaagatattttaaaatatcttatcttttaagatatttaaaaatatcttatcttttaagattttttaattatatcttatcttttaagatttttttttaaaatctttttagatattttgaccttatttaaatttaaaataagatatttataatcatgtaattttaaatagatgtaagataatagtaggtttaattttaatttttttttttaattttcgaaatttaaattttatttttcgaaattaattttttttaaaatttttttttatttttcgaatattaaaatattttttaattatttttcgaaattatttatttaaaattaaataaatcctacttccaactatccagctaaccttgttgcaggagtatgtggttttaacttgtgtgtaagttttcaaaacctattattacttgattgcaaatagccatggttaccttttgccagatctattgatctgatggctcccttggtcaagataataatttgtaacaggtataatttacaatcttctttcatctgtgtatgacctagcaaaatgataggacccatctaaagtgtgcctgtgtgagcctatgtgtttaattttattatagatgcatataggttaatgttgctaaaataaattatcatagttcttgataggatttacttcggcccatttagtttttgggcctattaaattaataacagttgttcttattaaggttaaattcctctcttttgggccttgtgtgagagttgggagccatagaagtgggtacgacatactgaacccagcaccccctcacacaaaccaccccaattgtgaaggcccatttgcctgatttgaatgactgtactaggttaattacactagtttaacctaattaaaattgaattagcaacataattaatttcatttattttgaaattaatttagaaaatcatagtttaaagaattttatattctaagctaaactatatgtattttcttgtatttaattaaatatagaattataaccatctagattctttctggaacttattttaaatttttcattaaatattcctatttaagttgatatttagttatctaaaactaaccaacttaaatctgaatatcttttgaattcaaaatttcaaaattaagttgaggaattttaggcattggttattaagattctttagatattttttttaagttgatattttttcaaatattaacttaaaatggaatattttagatatttttaggataatatctttttgaatattaacttaaaatatctacaaaattaagtggttacaacttaattttgaatttaattaaatctgatttgaaagatatttaagttgattttttagattcttctaaaacaacttaaacaagatattttcaaatttgttccattattattcaaatttattttttgaatttaattaataattgaaaattaattaaaattgattttttttttatttaaatcaattttgatttgtaatttttcattattatattatggaacttgttcgatatttatttgaatttattttttcaaatttaaataataattgaaaattaattaaagttgattttttaaccaactttagtttgtaattttttattattataatattgaattaaatgattatacaaaatacatatattatttttaaataatgagcttttaatcaagagacattcgatctccattgtgggttttacaccgcgtttgttttagtgagtaatcctccctaatggaggaacgttcattagcaatttcgcaccctTTAACCtggcatgataagtagtttgtaagtgttttgtatggtatagatcaccctaatggtggcgaccatacttgacttgcaagttatgaaacaatggtggaagctcataagatagaattgccttgactctcgcctaaacggggcaacgctgaattccaatcttgatcgaataaaaggttgctagaatggttatcattttagatgagctgacaactctattcaatggatgatgctttgactctcgcctaaacgggacactgtatcagtttgttgaaataccttggaaaataaactatgttagatttagtatttctataacatatgtcattacttgttattttctgaattgtgtatgaatttatgagccaaaaccttacttctattttattgatgtgttgtagtgtcattatgaataacccacaccccgatcctctcttagttactatcttagcaaaagaactctatagtgtgaaaatgcatcctggtagttgcattaaatcgcacctgttgatgatgaatctgaagttccaaaaggcaaatctactgggaattgatttatcaagagaacaatgggtccaacttatcctcaatagtcttcctccggagaaTAATGAATTTGtaatctcttacatgatcaacaattctaactcctccgacatggacaagctcgaagcagaattacgggcccatgaacggaacttgattgcaatgggtccccctgggtttgcaatcaataatcgaaggaaaaggactaggtatgaaggatctagcaaaactgcttcttcaagtacaattatcagacataatcttctatgttcgatttttaatggaaagggtcatcatgaagaacgatgtcccaggcttctaaacaattcaaacgaaggtaatgcttttgtctttgaatcatgtgttttagagaacgacaaatccatctggattgttgattctgggtctactaaccatgtatgttcttcactgcagttgcttgaaacttgggaaaatctgcttccaggagagttacagcttaaagttggcaatggcgaattagtatcggtcaaagctagaggaaaagcccgcatcaagtttcaacaaagatttttaattttagaaaatgttttatttattccaaactttagtagaaacttgattagtgtctcatgtttgcaaacacaatcttatatattgaatttttcgagtacaaattgttcaatttctcgtaatggatttcaaatatgtgttgctataatggaacaagggctttatgttttaagaccgagtactcaaatctcactaaatagtgaacttttcagtgtagctagacctagaaacctaaaaacaaaagagattgataatgatgatcaaacttatctatggcatttacgtttaggtcatataggctttgatagactcaataggctcaccaaagacggtccattgaaaaatgtcgtcttaggtgaactgccagtatgcgagtcctgcctagaaggaaaaatgactaaacgttctttctctgcaaagggagagcgtgccaaaatccctctagggttagtgcattctgatgtctgcggacctttgaatgtcaaagcccgaggtggttatgagtattttgtcactttcattgacgatttctctagatatagttttctttacctaatgcaaaagaaatcaaacgtttgaaaagtttcaagaatttcatgctttggcccaaaaccaattaggtaaatcattaaagatcttgcgaagtgataggggtggagaatatatggatatgcagttcaaagatcatttaattgaacttggaattgaatcccaatacacttgCCCattactccacaacaaaatggagttgcagaaagaagaaatcgcactcttttggaaatggttaggtctatgctgagtcattcaactctgtctacgtccttctggggatatgctatacagatggcaaatgatattctaaatgttgttccatctaaagcagtccctaagacacccgtcgaactttggaatggtcgaacacctagtttacgccattacagaatttgggggtgccctgctcatgtcttaagaaaaaaagaaggcaaacttgaatcacgtaccgaagtatgcatgtttgtcggaaattctaaagagactaggggtggactattttatagtcacaaggataataaagtgtttgtttctacaaatgctactttccttgaagagaactatattaaagactacaaaccgaaaagtaaagttgttctagaggaattgctatcagatataagtccttccaatgttccgtcctcttccactcgtgaagaagacgatcccactccctcGGAT
This window harbors:
- the LOC133032588 gene encoding uncharacterized protein LOC133032588, giving the protein MHPGSCIKSHLLMMNLKFQKANLLGIDLSREQWVQLILNSLPPENNEFVISYMINNSNSSDMDKLEAELRAHERNLIAMGPPGFAINNRRKRTRYEGSSKTASSSTIIRHNLLCSIFNGKGHHEERCPRLLNNSNEVA